In the Flavobacterium sp. 90 genome, AAAAGTAACCGTAAAAAATGTTGCAATTTGGCACAAAGACGGAAAAATGGTTATTGCGCTAGATATTTTAGGATCTATAAACGGAACTATTTATTTAGATGGATTTCCACAATACAATCCAAAAACTAAAGAAATATATTTTGAGAAACTGGATTATGTTTTAGACACCAAAAGCAAGCTAATGAGAACTGCAAGCTGGTTAGGTCAAGGTTACATCTTACGAAAAATGGAAGAAAGTTGTCGTTATTCTATTCAAGCTAATTTAGAAGAAGGCAAAAAAACGATGGCAAATTATCTTAAAAACTATTCTCCAATGCCTGGTGTATTTGTAAATGGAAAAATGGAAGATATTCAGTTTGATAAAATTCAATTAACGAATCAAGCCATAATCGCTTTTATAAAAATAAACGGAACGGTAAATGTTTCTGTTGACGGATTGAAATAAATAAGTCGAAAGTTTAAAAGCCGTAAAGTCAAAAGAACTTATATCAATCAAAACAACATATTATTCATTTTATCTAATTTTAAAATACAATAATATATTGTGATTATTACTTAAAAAGAAAAAAGCAGAATAATTATTCTGCTTTTTTCTTTTTTGATTGGTACATTCTATAAATCAGATATCCAATTATAGCAACAAGCAAATACGGAATCACCATTAGATAAACGATTCCATTATTTACGGCTTCTGCTTTTTTTACATTCGAATCTCCGGCAAGTGCCGCACGACACATTGCACATTGCGCGTTTGCTGCAACAGAAAAGAAAATAGAAAATAGAATATAGATATATTTAGCAGAAGAAGCTCTTTCTCTATTATTCTCTACGTTTTCCAATCTATTTTCTTTATTCTCTATTTTATACTCTTTATTCTTCATTCTATTTCCCATCTTAAGCATAATAAGGAGCAATCATTAAGTAAACTACAACACCAGTTACCGCAACGTATAACCAAAGCGGAAAAGTTATTTTAGCTATTTTTTTATGTCTATCAAATCGTTCTGAAATCGCTCTCACATAAGAGATTAATACCAGCGGAATAATCACGATAGACAATAAAATATGGGTTATTAAAATCAGGAAATAAACATAACGCAATGAACCAATTTTAGCAGTTTCAGCTAAATCAAGAATTCCATCGTGATTTAAATCTCCAAACTTAGTTGAATCAGCCGTCATATGATACGCAACATACATGGCTAAAAATGCAAGCGATAATGCTATTGCAAAAGTCATTAAACGCTCATGTAATTTACGTTTTCCGTTTTTAATAGCAATTACAGCCCAAACTAATACAATTGCCGTTATACCATTTGTAGTGGCATAAATTGGAGGCAAAAATGAAAGCGGTTCTACATTGATTCCAAAATCTTTTAATTTTACCGCGAATAATATTGCAACCAAAGTTGGTATTACAATTGAAACGGCAATAATAAGCTTGCTATACTTTTTTTCTAATGAATGATCTTCCATTTTTATTCTTCTAATAATATTTTAATATCCTCCTGAATTTCTCTTACTCCTTTTTTATCAAGTCCGTCATAGTATAAAATTGGATTTCCGAAATCATCTTTTCTACAACGAATATTTCCGTCTTTATCAATTAAAGCAAACAAACCTGAATGTTCAAATCCTCCGTTTACTTTAGAATTTTCGCCAGCATAAAGATTAAATCCTTTGTTAGACAAATCCATAATCGTTGCTCTGTCTCCCGTAAGGAAATTCCAATTTGAAGATTTTGCTCCCAAAAGCTTAGCATGATCTTTTAAAACTTGCGGAGTATCATGAACCGGATCTATAGTTATAGAAACAATTCCGAAATTAGGATTCCCAAAAAAGGTTTTCTCAATTTCTAACATGCTCAAATTCATCTTTGGACAAATTGACGGGCAAGTTGTGAAGAAAAATTCCAAAACATATACTTTTCCTTTGTACGTTGCATTTGAAACTTTAGCATTATCCTGATTTGTTAATTCAAATTTAGGAGCCGGACCAATTGTTAGTAATTTACTATCTGATTTCGAAGATTTCAAACCTACATTATCTAAACGGTTTCCTTTTACCACTTCTCCATTTTTTATTCTGTCCACGATTTTTGGCACAGCATAAATTCCGAAGATTAAAACAATAAACGAAATTCCGATATATGATTTATTTTTAAACATGATATAAAGATTAAAGTTCTTTTGTTGCGTTGTGATTCTTTTTAAGCGCTGCGCGATATTCATATAGAATGATTTTAAAATCATCTAACATTTCGTTGCTTAAATCAGAAGGATGAAAAGTATTATACCCTTCTTTGTATTCGTCTTTATCTTTTCTTCCTCTTAAATTTCGCTCTTTATCTACGATATAAACATTTGAAGTTCCAAGATTCGAATCTAGCTTACCTTTTAAATGTAATTGATCATAATAAGCTTTAATTTCATCGGGTGAAGCAAAAATAAAATGCCATCCGGATACATCTGTAAAAGCGCCTAATGATTCTTCAATTTTTTGGGCATCTTTTTCTGTTCCTAATGGACAAACTACCACAAATTGCAAATCTTTGAATCCATTATAACGTTGGTAAATTTTTTCGTTTAAGTTGAAAAAATTCCCTCTGTTTTTTAAAATTTCAGAACCGGAGAAACCAAGAATCGTAATCTTATTATTTAAAGTGACTTTTTCTCCTTTCAGAGATTTCCAATCGCCAAAGTCGGCAATTTTAGGAGTGATTGTGGGAAGTTTAGTAAAACTATTTACACCAGAAGCAAAAAACAAATAAGCTACAATTGGCAAAACAAAAAGTACAAATAGAACTATATTTTTTTTCATTGTATTAACGGAAGTTATTGAGGTACAAAAATAAAAAAAGCTCCGTTAAACGGAGCTTCTTTTCGAATTAATATCATGTTAAAAATTCCATTTAATAGTAGAATCTTTAAAAACCCCATAAATATAATGTCCTTCTGTCAAAAGAATAAACAATAAATATAAAACTAGGAAAATAACTGGTGAAACAACTGACCATCTAAGGCTGCTTTTTTCACCTTCCATGTGCATAAATGCCCATACTATATAATATGCTTTGAATATTGTAAGGATATAAAATATCCAGTTCAATAAATTCAAACCTACAAAATGATTAAACTCTAATACTCCCGGTTTAATAATACCAAGAATAACTTCTACTGTAGTTACTGCAGATAATAATGCAAAAACAAACCAGATTCTCTTTGTATTTGATACGTGTTCGTGTGACATAATGATAAAAATCTAAAATTAAACTAAGTAGAAAACTGTAAATACAAATACCCAAACTAAATCGACAAAGTGCCAGTATAAACCAACTTTCTCTACCATTTCATAGCTTCTTCTTTTCTCGTAAGTTCCTAACAATACATTAAAGAAAATAATGATGTTAATGATTACTCCAGAAAATACGTGGAATCCGTGGAATCCTGTAATGAAGAAGAAGAAATCAGCAAATAATTTACTTCCGTATTCATTTCTAGTTAAGTTTGCTCCTTCTACTACATATTTTGCAGTACTTAAGCGAGTCTCAGACTCTGCTCTTGTCAATACTGTTTTTTTCTTTTTATCAGTAAGTTGTTCTGTTCTGATCAATAAATCAGGATGCGCTTTAAAACCTGCCTGAATTTCAGCAACTGAATATGTAGGTACTGTTTCAGCACTTTCCATAAACCATTTACCTTTTGCTCTTGTAAGCTCTTCTGGTTGTGCTGGTAATTTTACCGCAAACTCTTCAAGAGCTACTCTTTTACCGTCTTTATCAACAAACTGCAATAAACTTCCTCCTACTGTTTCTACTGCTCCGTATTCACCTTTAATGAAGTTTTTCCATTCCCAAGCTTGAGAACCAACGAAAATTAAACCTCCAATAATAGTTAAGAACATGTAGATTGCAACTTTTGTTTTTTTCAATTGGTGACCTGCGTCAACAGCCAAAACCATTGTTACAGATGAGAAAATTAAAATAAAAGTCATTAAGGCTACATAATACATTGGAGCCGAAACACCATGCATAAATGGGAAGTGAGTAAACACTTCGTCAGCCAAAGGCCAAGTTTCAATAAATTTAAATCTAGAAAAACCATAAGCAGCAAGGAATCCAGAGAATGTTAAGGCATCCGATACGATAAAAAACCACATCATCATTTTACCATAACTTGCTCCTAATGGCTGGATATCTCCGCCTCCCCAAGTTTTTTCGTCGTTATTTGCAGTAGTAACTGTCGCTTCCATAAAAGATATTCGTTAAAAAGTTCCCAAATTTACGTTTTTTTCTTATTTAAAGAAATATAAAAATAAAAATAAATATACCCATAATAAATCCAAAAAGTGCCAATACATCGCACCTAGTTCTATACCAAGAGTTTGAGTCGAATTGTATTTTTGTTTAAAATGATTATAAATTATAATTAAAAGTGAAATTAGCCCTCCAGCCAAGTGTAATAAGTGTGTAACCGTTACTACATAAAGAAAAGTTGTAGTAATTGAACTACCTTCTCCTGTGAAATAATACCCGCTTTTTACGATTTGTCCAAAACCTACAAATTGCAAAACCACAAATAAAATCCCTAAAGCCAATGTTCCTAAAAGCAACGCTGTAGTTGCGCTTCTGTTATCTTTTTGAATTGCTTTTTTAGCCAGATAAAAAGTAACACTACATCCTATAATTACTGCTGTGCTGTAAAAAAACGCTGTTGGTAATTCAAAATTCTTCAACCAGTCAGCTCTTGATTTACTTACTACAAACGCACTTGTAAGTCCGGCAAACATCATTGTCATACTTACCATTGCGAATAACAAAATCAGTTTTGCCGATTTTGCGCTCCTTACTTGTTCCTCGCCTTTTGTCATTGTCATTTCCATAACTATCTTAAAAATTTATCTACTATATATATTATTTGCAATAATGAGATATACGAAACACTTACCAACATCAATGTTCTTGCTGCTTTTGCGGTTCTTAATTGATACAACCGAACTGCATAAAACAACATCCACAATCCTAACAAAAACACTAAAATCGCAGCTATTGGCGTAATAAACAATTGTCCTGTATATCCTAAAACCGGCAATAATGACGCTATGATAAGCCAAACTGTATATAATATAATCTGTAAAGCAGTTCCTTTGTCTTTTTTTCCTGTTGGAAGCATAAAAATCCCAGCTTTCTCGTAATCTTCATATAAAAACCATCCAATTGCCCAAAAATGAGGGAATTGCCAGAAAAACTGAATCAAAAACAAGGTTCCGGCTTCAATACCAAATTCTCCTGTTGCAGCAACCCAGCCTAACATAAACGGAATTGCACCCGGGAAAGCACCAACAAAAACTGATAACGAAGTTACTGTTTTTAAAGGTGTATAAATACTTGTATATAAAAATATTGAAATTGCAGCAAACATTGCCGACTTCGCGTTGATTGTATACAATAAAGTTATTCCAATTATTGTAAGCAAACTTGCTACAAACAAAGCCACTTTTGGTGACATACGCCCAGAAGGAACCGGACGATTTTTAGTACGATCCATTAAAGAATCTATATCTCTTTCGATTACCTGATTAAAAGCATTAGATGCTCCAACCATGCAATAACCGCCAATCATCAAAACAATCAAGACACTCCATTTAAAAGGATGTGCATCATTAACTCCTAACAAATATCCGGCAATAGAAGAAAACAACACACTAATAGCCAAACCAGCCTTTGTTATCTCTTTGAAATCGTTAAATATTGATTTTATTGAAAATGTATTTTTAGTAGCGTTCAATACGGTAATTGTTTGTATGTTTTTTTTGAGTGGTGCAAATGTACAAATTAGATTGTAGAATTCTGACCTATAAAATTAGATTTTTTTCAATAAAACCTTTACAAAATAAGGACTTGCTTATCTTTAACACAATTATTTCGAAAAATCTTATTAAAAATACTAGTAATCAAAATACCAATTAAAGACATCAGTACGTAATCCGATGCTAAACCAAGTCGTGTTTTGTTTAAAAGTAGTTGCGGTCTCTTGCGTTGGATCAAAATTTCTATAAATCAAACTTCCAAACAATTTCAGGTTTGTCATTGGATTAATCACATATCCCGCTTGCACATCTGCAATAAACACACTTGTTTTATTCCCTTGCCCCACTTTTACACCTTTATCATATGGACGATTTACATCATAACTTTTGTAAATATTACTTCCGTAATTAAAGCTATTTTGAGCAGTATCAAAATCCAAACCACGTGTTCCAGCTGTTATTTTTCCATCAGCATAGTAACGCCCTTTGTGGTAGCGTCCAATTACAACAAACTCTTCAAAATTACCTCCCCATTGATGCCCAATACTTTGATTATTATGACCGTAATTAGTAATAACTGCACTATGAGAATAAACATAAGGACGAACGTGATTGTACTCTAATTGCAACAACAAATCTTTTACTTTAAACGCATTGAAGTATTTAGCACCTAATTGATAACCAAATTTATTCTTCCAGCTTTGCTCTCCTTTTGCCATATCTCCAACTGAAAATTCATCCAGCAAGAATTGCCCATACAAATTAACATTATTGTTCCACTTGTATTTACCGGTGAATCCTAAAAGGGCATTACCACTTTTAGAAGACGA is a window encoding:
- a CDS encoding DUF420 domain-containing protein, encoding MEDHSLEKKYSKLIIAVSIVIPTLVAILFAVKLKDFGINVEPLSFLPPIYATTNGITAIVLVWAVIAIKNGKRKLHERLMTFAIALSLAFLAMYVAYHMTADSTKFGDLNHDGILDLAETAKIGSLRYVYFLILITHILLSIVIIPLVLISYVRAISERFDRHKKIAKITFPLWLYVAVTGVVVYLMIAPYYA
- a CDS encoding cytochrome c oxidase subunit 3 — encoded protein: MEATVTTANNDEKTWGGGDIQPLGASYGKMMMWFFIVSDALTFSGFLAAYGFSRFKFIETWPLADEVFTHFPFMHGVSAPMYYVALMTFILIFSSVTMVLAVDAGHQLKKTKVAIYMFLTIIGGLIFVGSQAWEWKNFIKGEYGAVETVGGSLLQFVDKDGKRVALEEFAVKLPAQPEELTRAKGKWFMESAETVPTYSVAEIQAGFKAHPDLLIRTEQLTDKKKKTVLTRAESETRLSTAKYVVEGANLTRNEYGSKLFADFFFFITGFHGFHVFSGVIINIIIFFNVLLGTYEKRRSYEMVEKVGLYWHFVDLVWVFVFTVFYLV
- a CDS encoding cytochrome C oxidase subunit IV family protein — translated: MSHEHVSNTKRIWFVFALLSAVTTVEVILGIIKPGVLEFNHFVGLNLLNWIFYILTIFKAYYIVWAFMHMEGEKSSLRWSVVSPVIFLVLYLLFILLTEGHYIYGVFKDSTIKWNF
- a CDS encoding SCO family protein, which gives rise to MFKNKSYIGISFIVLIFGIYAVPKIVDRIKNGEVVKGNRLDNVGLKSSKSDSKLLTIGPAPKFELTNQDNAKVSNATYKGKVYVLEFFFTTCPSICPKMNLSMLEIEKTFFGNPNFGIVSITIDPVHDTPQVLKDHAKLLGAKSSNWNFLTGDRATIMDLSNKGFNLYAGENSKVNGGFEHSGLFALIDKDGNIRCRKDDFGNPILYYDGLDKKGVREIQEDIKILLEE
- the cyoE gene encoding heme o synthase, which translates into the protein MNATKNTFSIKSIFNDFKEITKAGLAISVLFSSIAGYLLGVNDAHPFKWSVLIVLMIGGYCMVGASNAFNQVIERDIDSLMDRTKNRPVPSGRMSPKVALFVASLLTIIGITLLYTINAKSAMFAAISIFLYTSIYTPLKTVTSLSVFVGAFPGAIPFMLGWVAATGEFGIEAGTLFLIQFFWQFPHFWAIGWFLYEDYEKAGIFMLPTGKKDKGTALQIILYTVWLIIASLLPVLGYTGQLFITPIAAILVFLLGLWMLFYAVRLYQLRTAKAARTLMLVSVSYISLLQIIYIVDKFLR
- a CDS encoding cytochrome c oxidase subunit 3 — protein: MEMTMTKGEEQVRSAKSAKLILLFAMVSMTMMFAGLTSAFVVSKSRADWLKNFELPTAFFYSTAVIIGCSVTFYLAKKAIQKDNRSATTALLLGTLALGILFVVLQFVGFGQIVKSGYYFTGEGSSITTTFLYVVTVTHLLHLAGGLISLLIIIYNHFKQKYNSTQTLGIELGAMYWHFLDLLWVYLFLFLYFFK